Proteins from a single region of Nitrospirota bacterium:
- a CDS encoding histidine triad nucleotide-binding protein produces MSDCIFCKIAEKKIPAKVIFEDDICLAFEDITPQAPVHTLIIPKKHISTTLEVSEADIALVGHLVRTAAKIAKDKGIDGKGFRLVMNTNADGGQTVFHIHLHLLGGRAMHWPPG; encoded by the coding sequence ATGAGTGACTGCATCTTCTGCAAGATAGCAGAGAAGAAGATACCGGCAAAGGTCATCTTTGAAGATGATATCTGTCTTGCCTTTGAGGACATCACGCCCCAGGCGCCGGTGCATACCCTGATCATCCCGAAGAAACATATATCAACGACCCTTGAGGTCTCGGAAGCAGACATCGCCCTTGTCGGGCATCTCGTCCGGACAGCAGCAAAGATCGCAAAAGACAAAGGCATCGACGGAAAAGGCTTCAGGCTGGTCATGAATACGAACGCTGACGGCGGTCAGACCGTATTTCATATTCACCTGCACCTGTTAGGCGGCAGGGCCATGCACTGGCCTCCGGGGTGA
- a CDS encoding phosphoribosyl-ATP diphosphatase — translation MILDDLLAVIRNRQINPQPGSYISGLQARGKDEILKKIGEEASEVIIASKNSNREEVIHEIADLWFHCMMLMHQDGLSHDDIFRELEIRFQKRRESDE, via the coding sequence ATGATTCTCGACGACCTGCTTGCAGTAATCAGAAACAGACAGATTAATCCACAGCCGGGTTCCTATATTTCGGGGCTTCAGGCCAGAGGAAAAGACGAAATACTGAAAAAAATTGGAGAAGAAGCGTCTGAAGTTATCATTGCATCAAAAAACAGCAACAGGGAAGAGGTCATTCATGAAATTGCTGATCTCTGGTTTCACTGCATGATGCTTATGCATCAGGATGGACTGAGCCATGACGATATTTTCAGGGAGCTTGAAATACGGTTTCAGAAAAGGAGAGAAAGCGATGAGTGA
- the hisI gene encoding phosphoribosyl-AMP cyclohydrolase, whose protein sequence is MNIPDLKYDSQGLIPAIIQDVQNNEVLMMAYMNEASLQKTVETGHTHFWSRSRQKFWKKGESSGHVQEVKQILYDCDKDTVLIKVDQKGPGACHTGHRSCFYTDINGSEISGAVFSEEDVYGKK, encoded by the coding sequence ATGAATATACCTGACCTGAAATACGACTCACAGGGACTTATACCGGCGATCATCCAGGATGTCCAGAATAATGAAGTCCTGATGATGGCATACATGAACGAAGCTTCTTTGCAGAAGACCGTCGAGACCGGGCACACGCATTTCTGGTCCCGGTCCCGCCAGAAGTTCTGGAAAAAAGGTGAATCCTCCGGCCACGTCCAGGAAGTGAAGCAGATCCTCTATGACTGCGATAAAGATACGGTGCTTATCAAGGTCGACCAGAAAGGTCCGGGGGCCTGCCACACAGGCCACAGGTCATGCTTTTATACTGACATCAACGGCAGCGAGATATCCGGCGCGGTGTTTTCCGAAGAAGACGTGTACGGCAAAAAATGA
- a CDS encoding adenosine-specific kinase has protein sequence MEITSVKLEIPEDCNVILGQTHFIKTAEDLYEIIATTVPQAQFGIAFSEASGPCLIRTEGNDSGLTDVCVKNLLAVGAGHVFCILLRNAFPINILNQVKNCPEVCRIFCATGNPVEVITAVSSQGNGVLGVIDGFSPRGIENAEDKAHRHEFLRKIGHKL, from the coding sequence ATGGAGATAACATCGGTAAAACTCGAGATACCTGAAGACTGCAATGTCATACTGGGCCAGACGCACTTCATCAAGACTGCCGAAGACCTGTATGAGATTATTGCCACCACCGTTCCCCAGGCGCAGTTCGGCATTGCCTTCAGTGAAGCTTCCGGCCCCTGCCTCATCAGGACCGAGGGCAATGATAGCGGGCTGACCGATGTCTGCGTAAAGAACCTGCTGGCTGTGGGCGCCGGCCATGTCTTCTGCATACTCCTTAGGAATGCGTTCCCGATCAATATTCTGAATCAGGTGAAGAACTGCCCAGAGGTCTGCAGGATATTTTGCGCAACCGGCAACCCTGTTGAGGTGATCACCGCAGTGTCTTCACAGGGGAACGGCGTTCTGGGAGTCATTGACGGGTTTTCACCCCGCGGCATTGAAAACGCCGAGGACAAGGCACACAGGCATGAATTTCTTAGAAAGATCGGCCATAAATTATAG
- a CDS encoding DUF4390 domain-containing protein, translating to MSRIFSIVILVIALCYPLVSESQTLSGPEVKKVNSDLFVSFSLSLDEKGLDAIRGGVDKDLKFYVDLFRIWKIWPDEFVLGKAIVKTVKVDPIKKEYVATSSDGSLLIEKRFKSFESMMEWVVVFRDLKLTNIRELEPGQYFVRITVESKIRKLPPVIGYLFIFVSENEFRVMKDSTVFTIEGSR from the coding sequence ATGTCTCGTATTTTCAGCATCGTTATACTCGTCATTGCCCTATGTTATCCCCTTGTGTCGGAAAGCCAAACCCTCTCCGGCCCCGAGGTAAAGAAGGTCAATAGCGATCTCTTCGTCTCCTTCAGCCTCAGCCTTGACGAAAAAGGGCTGGATGCGATCAGGGGAGGCGTGGACAAGGACCTCAAGTTCTATGTCGACCTTTTCAGGATATGGAAGATCTGGCCGGATGAGTTTGTTCTTGGTAAAGCCATTGTCAAGACCGTCAAGGTTGATCCTATCAAGAAAGAATATGTGGCGACTTCAAGCGATGGCAGTCTGCTCATAGAAAAACGGTTTAAATCATTTGAGTCGATGATGGAATGGGTTGTCGTTTTCAGGGACCTGAAGCTTACCAATATCCGGGAACTTGAGCCTGGCCAGTATTTTGTGCGGATCACGGTTGAATCAAAGATCCGCAAGCTCCCTCCTGTCATCGGGTATCTGTTCATCTTTGTTTCCGAAAACGAGTTCAGGGTCATGAAAGACTCGACGGTCTTCACGATCGAGGGCAGCCGATGA
- a CDS encoding HAMP domain-containing protein, whose translation MKNFRFPLFISLIIIFIISVFSIEFHYMGLKDVPALTKVLLFALLNLNLVALLTLMFFVGKSLIRLYFERKQKVLGYKLKTRFVVVLVIMTLIPSAFLFIVSSGVVTNYLDRWFDPQIKQPLDLAIEVAKSAYEMQRQQTLVFAKAAASGQSLPAGMKAYTLHAIPDNASEIIKAGFEGKEDVEVISAAEGDIVRAVVPRNRLKPQEGIMVVESIMDRNISKNAEALQTAYKNYLTLESWKMPIKTNYLLILGFSTLLMVFMALWIALRISRGITDPIQALAQATAEVAKGNLDMSVNIERDDEIGLLVSSFNNMVRELKENKESLQHASQVSDRRRLVIEKILENVNSGVISLDAEGNILIINNAACKILSIAPADVINRKYDALLSLIDSDELRETVKGIIIRDFKGVEKEIRIMAGEKRILLRLFITSLRDAENFMGTLVVFDDLTEITRAQRAIAWQEVARRIAHEIKNPLTPIKLSTDHMVKKWQNNDEDFGKVFERSTKTIIREVESLKRLVDEFSRFGKMPEIRKAPALLSSIIESVINLYKDYKGIEMRLSLQGSEGLIELDAEQFKRVIINIVNNAIQAMQNQGQIDIMIHQDVLSNRVYVDIADNGPGIREEDREKLFLPYFSTRKDGTGLGLAIASRVVTEHRGYIRVRDNKPHGTIFSIELPIKEG comes from the coding sequence ATGAAGAACTTCCGGTTCCCGCTTTTTATTTCCCTTATCATTATTTTCATTATTTCGGTATTCTCCATAGAATTCCATTATATGGGGCTCAAAGATGTTCCTGCCCTTACAAAAGTCCTTCTTTTCGCCCTTTTAAACCTCAACCTTGTTGCACTTCTGACGCTGATGTTCTTTGTCGGGAAAAGCCTGATCAGACTCTATTTTGAACGCAAACAGAAGGTGCTTGGATACAAGCTTAAGACGCGCTTTGTCGTGGTCCTTGTTATCATGACACTGATTCCCTCGGCTTTTCTCTTTATCGTTTCCAGCGGTGTTGTGACGAACTACCTGGACCGATGGTTTGATCCCCAGATAAAGCAGCCCCTCGACCTCGCTATCGAAGTTGCCAAGTCTGCTTATGAGATGCAGCGACAGCAGACTCTTGTTTTTGCAAAAGCTGCCGCTTCTGGCCAGAGCCTGCCGGCAGGGATGAAAGCCTACACGCTGCATGCAATTCCTGACAATGCATCAGAGATCATAAAGGCCGGGTTTGAGGGCAAAGAAGATGTGGAGGTCATTTCTGCTGCAGAAGGTGACATAGTCCGTGCCGTCGTGCCGAGGAACAGACTGAAACCTCAGGAAGGCATTATGGTCGTAGAATCGATCATGGACAGAAACATCAGCAAAAATGCAGAGGCACTCCAGACAGCATACAAGAATTATCTCACGCTTGAGTCCTGGAAAATGCCGATCAAGACGAATTATCTCCTGATACTCGGTTTCTCCACCCTGCTGATGGTCTTTATGGCGCTCTGGATAGCGCTCAGAATTTCGCGCGGAATTACAGACCCTATCCAGGCCCTTGCACAGGCAACTGCAGAGGTTGCAAAAGGCAATCTCGATATGTCAGTCAATATCGAACGGGATGACGAGATCGGCCTTCTGGTGAGTTCCTTCAATAACATGGTCCGGGAGTTGAAGGAAAACAAAGAGTCTCTCCAGCATGCATCCCAGGTATCGGACAGACGCAGGCTTGTTATCGAGAAGATCCTTGAAAACGTGAACTCAGGCGTTATATCCCTGGATGCTGAGGGCAATATCCTTATCATCAATAATGCAGCCTGCAAAATACTGAGCATCGCCCCGGCTGATGTAATTAATAGAAAGTATGATGCACTCCTTTCACTCATAGACTCTGATGAACTGAGAGAAACGGTTAAAGGCATCATTATCAGAGATTTTAAGGGTGTCGAAAAAGAGATCAGGATCATGGCGGGAGAGAAGCGCATCCTGCTCAGACTCTTTATCACAAGTCTGAGGGATGCCGAGAATTTCATGGGAACGCTGGTCGTCTTTGATGACCTGACCGAGATTACCAGGGCGCAGAGGGCGATCGCCTGGCAGGAGGTGGCCAGAAGGATAGCACATGAGATCAAGAATCCTCTGACCCCTATAAAGCTGTCGACTGACCATATGGTGAAGAAGTGGCAGAACAATGATGAGGATTTCGGCAAGGTCTTCGAGAGGTCCACAAAAACGATTATCAGGGAAGTGGAGAGCCTTAAGAGGCTGGTCGACGAATTTTCCCGCTTTGGCAAAATGCCCGAGATCCGCAAGGCCCCTGCGCTGCTCTCTTCGATCATTGAGAGCGTGATCAACTTGTACAAGGACTACAAAGGCATTGAGATGCGTCTTTCCCTGCAAGGCAGTGAAGGGCTCATTGAGCTTGACGCTGAGCAGTTCAAAAGGGTCATCATCAATATCGTAAATAATGCCATTCAGGCAATGCAGAATCAGGGACAGATTGATATAATGATACACCAGGATGTCCTTTCTAACCGGGTGTATGTAGATATCGCCGACAACGGACCTGGAATTCGTGAAGAAGACAGGGAGAAGCTTTTCCTGCCCTATTTCTCGACCAGGAAGGACGGCACAGGACTTGGTCTTGCGATTGCCAGCAGGGTCGTGACTGAGCACAGAGGGTATATCAGGGTCCGAGACAATAAACCACACGGGACCATTTTCAGCATAGAACTGCCGATAAAGGAAGGCTAA
- a CDS encoding sigma-54-dependent Fis family transcriptional regulator — MAKALVLIVDDEEGIRESLSQIIEDDYETVTASSGEEAVRIAKETSPDLVLLDIWMDGMDGIQTLQELKEAHPDLPVIMSSGHANIENAIKATRMGAYDLLEKPLSLEKVLLTVQRALEKKNLEIENRALKENYSRQWRLIGNSAKIKQVIEQVQMAGASNGRVLILGESGSGKELVAHLLHQNSPRHGGPFVEVNCAAIPQELIESELFGHEKGSFTGAFERKQGKFELADKGALFLDEIGDMSLQTQAKVLRVIETQEFQRVGGSKNIKVDVRIISATNKDLAEEVKKGAFREDLFFRLNVIPIRVPGLRERSEDIPALVDHFLNLFAAEYGQQKKEVSPEAIKTLQNYTWPGNIRELKNVLERLVIMTPSRIISKVDLIAAGSPRSDYLSLSALKDAREAFEKDFIIKKLEENSWNVSKTAELLDIERSNLHRKIKAYDIKMP, encoded by the coding sequence ATGGCAAAAGCTCTTGTATTAATTGTCGATGACGAAGAGGGCATACGGGAAAGCCTGTCCCAGATCATTGAGGATGACTATGAAACCGTTACAGCGTCCTCAGGCGAGGAAGCGGTCAGGATTGCAAAGGAGACGTCACCTGACCTTGTGCTGTTAGACATCTGGATGGACGGCATGGACGGCATCCAGACACTGCAGGAACTCAAAGAGGCACATCCTGACCTCCCCGTTATTATGAGCTCGGGTCATGCAAATATAGAAAATGCGATCAAGGCAACACGGATGGGCGCCTATGATCTCCTCGAAAAGCCCCTCTCTCTCGAGAAGGTCCTTCTTACGGTACAGCGGGCTCTTGAAAAGAAAAACCTTGAGATCGAAAACAGGGCGCTCAAGGAAAACTATTCAAGGCAATGGAGGCTTATCGGGAATTCTGCAAAAATAAAGCAGGTGATTGAGCAGGTACAGATGGCGGGTGCCAGCAATGGCAGGGTGCTCATATTGGGAGAAAGCGGCTCAGGCAAGGAACTTGTTGCACATCTTCTGCATCAGAACAGCCCCCGTCATGGCGGCCCCTTTGTCGAGGTTAACTGCGCTGCCATTCCTCAGGAACTGATCGAAAGCGAACTCTTCGGCCACGAAAAGGGATCCTTTACCGGAGCGTTTGAGCGAAAACAGGGAAAATTCGAACTTGCCGACAAAGGTGCGCTCTTCCTTGACGAAATTGGTGACATGTCGCTCCAGACGCAGGCAAAGGTCCTCAGGGTGATCGAGACGCAGGAGTTCCAGCGCGTCGGCGGCAGCAAGAACATCAAAGTTGATGTGAGGATCATCTCAGCGACGAACAAGGATCTCGCGGAAGAGGTAAAAAAAGGTGCATTCAGGGAAGATCTTTTTTTCCGGCTTAACGTGATCCCGATCAGGGTACCTGGACTCAGGGAGCGTTCAGAGGATATCCCTGCACTGGTGGATCATTTTCTAAATCTCTTTGCTGCCGAGTATGGACAGCAGAAAAAGGAGGTCTCTCCTGAAGCAATCAAGACTCTCCAGAATTATACCTGGCCCGGCAATATCCGCGAGCTGAAGAATGTGCTTGAGAGGCTGGTGATCATGACCCCGTCAAGGATTATCAGCAAGGTGGATCTTATCGCGGCAGGCTCTCCCCGTTCCGATTACTTGTCATTATCCGCGCTGAAAGATGCCCGGGAGGCTTTTGAGAAGGACTTTATTATCAAAAAACTTGAAGAAAATTCCTGGAATGTTTCAAAGACGGCAGAACTGCTTGACATTGAACGGAGCAACCTTCACCGAAAGATCAAGGCCTACGACATCAAGATGCCTTAG
- the pyk gene encoding pyruvate kinase produces MKQKRAKIVCTMGPASVKPQVLSALVREGMDVARLNFSHGDYAFHRKTIKQVRQLAKKYRKSVAILQDLQGIKIRVGLMKNGGVELKKGSSLSIFPGEGEGDERSIFVSYPHLLSDAKAGDRILLDDGLIQLRVEMKSNTSLTTKVIEGGILKDRKGVNLPGMKITMESFTEKDKRDLAFGLSMDLDYIAVSFVRQAEDIRQIRNWMKKKGKSIPIIAKIEKPEALENIEAILNAADGIMIARGDLGVEVFPERVPLIQKDLIKRANNKGKLVITATQMLESMKEHLRPTRAETTDVANAVLDGTDALMLSVETSAGAYPLEAFVMMNRIITFTEQTAAVASCYERGNSYAEALAEAACMAAEDIGAKVLVAFTQSGFTARLVSKFRPKLPIIAFTPDRSILTRLSLCWGVVPHYMRPLQGTDQMLREVEKSLLSEKIAKKGDHIVIISGSPLSTQAKTNFMKIHQIGE; encoded by the coding sequence ATGAAACAGAAGAGAGCAAAGATCGTCTGCACGATGGGACCGGCATCAGTCAAACCGCAGGTGCTGTCTGCTCTTGTCCGCGAGGGCATGGACGTGGCGAGGCTGAATTTTTCTCATGGGGATTATGCGTTTCACCGCAAAACCATAAAACAGGTCAGGCAGCTTGCAAAAAAATACCGCAAATCGGTCGCAATTCTCCAGGACCTGCAGGGCATCAAGATCCGTGTAGGGCTGATGAAAAATGGCGGCGTAGAATTAAAGAAAGGGTCAAGCCTGTCAATATTCCCGGGCGAAGGTGAAGGCGATGAAAGAAGTATCTTTGTATCGTATCCGCATCTTCTGTCCGACGCAAAGGCGGGTGACAGAATACTGCTCGATGACGGGCTGATCCAGCTGAGAGTAGAAATGAAATCGAACACGTCTCTTACGACAAAGGTTATCGAAGGGGGAATACTTAAAGACAGAAAAGGCGTCAATCTTCCCGGCATGAAGATAACCATGGAGTCTTTTACTGAAAAAGATAAGAGAGACCTTGCCTTTGGCCTCAGCATGGATCTGGATTATATTGCGGTCTCCTTTGTCCGGCAGGCAGAAGATATCCGCCAGATCAGAAACTGGATGAAAAAAAAGGGGAAGAGCATACCGATCATAGCCAAGATCGAAAAACCTGAGGCCCTTGAGAATATCGAGGCAATTCTCAATGCGGCTGACGGCATTATGATCGCCAGGGGGGATCTTGGCGTTGAAGTATTTCCCGAGCGGGTGCCGCTTATACAGAAAGACCTTATCAAGAGGGCGAACAATAAGGGAAAGCTGGTGATCACGGCAACTCAGATGCTTGAATCAATGAAGGAACACCTGAGGCCTACCCGTGCCGAGACAACCGATGTCGCTAACGCAGTACTCGACGGGACGGATGCCTTGATGCTCTCTGTAGAGACCTCAGCCGGCGCTTATCCGCTTGAGGCGTTCGTCATGATGAACAGGATCATCACCTTTACGGAACAGACCGCCGCAGTAGCCTCGTGTTATGAAAGGGGGAACTCCTATGCCGAAGCCCTTGCTGAGGCTGCATGTATGGCAGCTGAAGACATAGGGGCAAAGGTGCTTGTGGCATTTACGCAGTCAGGGTTTACCGCGCGACTCGTCTCCAAATTCAGACCGAAGCTGCCGATCATCGCCTTTACTCCTGACCGGTCTATACTCACCAGACTTTCGCTCTGCTGGGGTGTTGTTCCTCATTATATGAGGCCGCTCCAGGGTACGGACCAGATGCTTCGTGAAGTGGAAAAATCACTTCTTTCCGAGAAGATTGCAAAGAAGGGAGATCACATTGTTATCATCTCAGGCTCGCCTCTGTCTACACAGGCAAAGACAAATTTCATGAAAATACACCAGATAGGGGAATAA